The Iamia majanohamensis genome window below encodes:
- a CDS encoding alpha/beta hydrolase domain-containing protein, translating into MLEPMPDDGGTVLMGSLADVDLAAAGYVQSEWRCSGTAEAYRAGGPLGADGRWDLEVADRAAFATRAVVRLPADPGRASGTVVVEWLNVSSGADAAPVFGFAGPEVVRAGHAWVGVSAQWAGVVSAPALVDVGGVALQALQDADPDRYGDLHHPGDAFCFDIFTRVAAAVVGEGGPLDRRRVDRVLAVGESQSAYALTTYVDGVLPLTDAFDGVLVHSRGGPPMPLGHRDRGVDLEAGRDDPAVRIRDDLDVPVLVLQTETDVLGHLYSLPARQPDTDRLRLWEVAGSAHADRSLIGDLEGLLGCADPVNRGQQRFVVRSALRHLDSWAGGGPAPPVAERLVVEGDPSGGRRGLSFATDDRGIVRGGVRTPCVDAPVEVLSGLGAPGASHVCLLFGRTLPVPTDELRARYPSPAAYLDAYAQALDAAIEAGFVLPEDRDEVLADARTGLVTW; encoded by the coding sequence GTGCTCGAGCCCATGCCCGACGACGGTGGCACCGTGCTCATGGGGTCGTTGGCCGACGTCGACCTCGCGGCCGCCGGGTACGTGCAGTCCGAGTGGCGCTGCTCCGGCACCGCGGAGGCCTACCGAGCGGGCGGCCCGCTCGGCGCCGACGGCCGCTGGGACCTGGAGGTGGCCGACCGGGCCGCGTTCGCCACGCGGGCCGTCGTCCGCCTGCCCGCCGACCCCGGCCGCGCCAGCGGCACCGTCGTGGTCGAGTGGCTGAACGTGAGCAGCGGGGCCGACGCCGCCCCGGTCTTCGGCTTCGCCGGCCCCGAGGTCGTCCGGGCCGGCCATGCGTGGGTCGGGGTGTCGGCCCAGTGGGCGGGGGTCGTCTCCGCGCCGGCGCTGGTCGACGTGGGCGGGGTGGCCCTCCAGGCGCTCCAGGACGCCGACCCCGACCGCTACGGCGACCTCCACCACCCCGGCGACGCCTTCTGCTTCGACATCTTCACCCGGGTGGCCGCCGCCGTGGTGGGCGAGGGCGGTCCGCTCGACCGACGTCGGGTCGACCGGGTCCTGGCCGTGGGCGAGTCGCAGTCGGCCTACGCCCTCACCACCTACGTCGACGGGGTCCTGCCGCTCACCGACGCCTTCGACGGCGTCCTGGTCCACAGCCGTGGCGGCCCGCCCATGCCGCTCGGGCACCGGGACCGGGGGGTCGACCTCGAGGCCGGCCGGGACGACCCCGCAGTGCGGATCCGCGACGACCTCGACGTGCCCGTGCTGGTGCTCCAGACCGAGACCGACGTCCTCGGCCACCTGTACTCGCTGCCCGCCCGCCAGCCCGACACCGACCGCCTGCGTCTGTGGGAGGTGGCCGGCTCGGCCCACGCCGACCGGTCCCTGATCGGCGATCTCGAGGGCCTGCTCGGGTGCGCCGACCCGGTGAACCGGGGCCAGCAGCGCTTCGTCGTCCGCAGCGCCCTGCGCCACCTGGACTCCTGGGCCGGCGGGGGTCCGGCCCCACCCGTGGCCGAGCGCCTGGTGGTCGAGGGCGACCCCTCCGGTGGCCGTCGGGGCCTGTCGTTCGCCACCGACGACCGGGGCATCGTGCGGGGCGGGGTCCGCACGCCGTGCGTCGACGCGCCGGTGGAGGTGCTCTCCGGGCTCGGGGCGCCGGGCGCCAGCCACGTGTGCCTGCTGTTCGGCCGCACGCTGCCCGTCCCCACCGACGAGCTGCGGGCCCGCTACCCCTCGCCGGCGGCCTACCTCGACGCCTACGCGCAGGCCCTGGACGCCGCCATCGAGGCCGGGTTCGTCCTCCCCGAGGACCGCGACGAGGTCCTGGCCGATGCCCGGACGGGCCTGGTCACCTGGTGA
- a CDS encoding DMT family transporter encodes MALTVSLALLAALLFAVAAVLQQQGTSGVDDDDALGAGMLASLARRPVWVLGMACDVAGFGVQAWALATGSLLLVQPLLVTTLLFALPLGARATRRALTTDEWGWSGVLVASLFAFVLLGQPTAGVDRTPFTSWIPILVLSTPVVALCVLSAGSLPHGTRRSLSLAIAAGLLLGLSAPLTKGAIDGFADGIGAGLLTWELWGMALTAALGTFWQQSSYQAGDVQTSLPTVSVLKPVVAMVLGLTTYQEVLQIDGPADGLLVAALVGMVAATVQLGRLAAPALEDPTTPAPAP; translated from the coding sequence GTGGCCCTGACAGTGTCCCTGGCGCTGCTCGCAGCGCTGCTGTTCGCCGTGGCCGCGGTGCTCCAGCAGCAGGGCACGAGCGGGGTCGATGACGACGACGCCCTCGGCGCGGGGATGCTGGCCTCGCTGGCCCGTCGGCCGGTGTGGGTCCTGGGCATGGCCTGCGACGTCGCCGGCTTCGGCGTGCAGGCCTGGGCCCTGGCCACCGGCAGCCTGCTCCTGGTGCAACCGCTGCTGGTCACCACGCTGCTGTTCGCCCTGCCCCTCGGCGCCCGGGCGACCCGGCGCGCCCTGACCACCGACGAGTGGGGCTGGTCCGGCGTGCTCGTCGCCTCCCTCTTCGCCTTCGTCCTCCTCGGGCAGCCGACGGCCGGCGTGGATCGGACCCCGTTCACGTCGTGGATCCCGATCCTGGTGCTGAGTACGCCGGTGGTCGCGCTGTGCGTCCTCTCGGCCGGGTCCCTCCCCCACGGCACGCGGCGCTCGCTGTCGCTCGCCATCGCCGCCGGCCTCCTCCTCGGCCTGTCGGCGCCCCTCACCAAGGGGGCGATCGACGGCTTCGCCGACGGCATCGGGGCCGGGCTCCTCACCTGGGAGCTGTGGGGGATGGCCCTGACCGCGGCCCTCGGGACGTTCTGGCAGCAGTCGAGCTACCAGGCGGGCGACGTGCAGACCAGCCTCCCCACCGTCTCGGTGCTCAAGCCCGTGGTGGCGATGGTGCTGGGCCTGACCACGTACCAGGAGGTCCTGCAGATCGACGGGCCGGCCGACGGCCTGCTCGTCGCGGCGCTGGTCGGCATGGTGGCGGCGACGGTGCAGCTCGGTCGCCTGGCCGCCCCGGCTCTGGAGGACCCGACCACCCCTGCTCCGGCCCCCTGA
- a CDS encoding leucine-rich repeat domain-containing protein: MAIADPALQHAVDDAVRREGVRRLSELRSLDGSSRGITDLSGIESLTGLRRLRLDDNAVHDLEPLGALRSLTGLFLGGNDIEDLGALRGLDQLPALDVSANRITDVGALSSMTCLTWLDVSHNAVDGLEAIGGLRYLTRLALEDVGMRALPPCDDLVRLRSLSVPRNHLSELGPLSSCKELRALDARANDIDDVAAVATLHQLRHLDLSENPLVDLAPLSALHQLRTLYLWCCEVEDLSPLAPLAHLAELGVADNRVASIDPIRHLDLDLLFLGGNDGVPDAPPAAPGRDLRGPGWRRDATGS; this comes from the coding sequence ATGGCCATCGCCGACCCCGCCCTGCAGCACGCCGTCGACGATGCGGTGCGCCGAGAGGGGGTCCGGCGCCTCTCGGAGCTCCGCAGCCTCGACGGTTCCAGCCGGGGGATCACCGACCTCTCCGGCATCGAGTCCCTGACGGGCCTCCGGCGCCTGCGCCTCGACGACAACGCCGTGCACGACCTCGAGCCGCTGGGTGCGCTGCGCTCGCTCACCGGCCTGTTCCTCGGCGGCAACGACATCGAGGACCTCGGGGCGCTGCGTGGGCTCGACCAGCTGCCCGCGCTGGACGTCTCGGCGAACCGGATCACCGATGTCGGGGCGCTCTCGTCGATGACCTGCCTCACCTGGCTCGACGTCTCGCACAACGCCGTCGACGGGCTCGAGGCGATCGGTGGGCTGCGGTACCTGACGCGGCTGGCGCTCGAGGACGTCGGCATGCGGGCGCTGCCGCCGTGCGACGACCTGGTCCGGCTCCGCTCCCTGTCGGTGCCGCGCAACCACCTCTCCGAGCTGGGCCCCCTGAGCAGCTGCAAGGAGCTGCGCGCCCTCGACGCGCGCGCCAACGACATCGACGACGTCGCCGCCGTGGCGACGCTGCACCAGCTCCGGCACCTCGACCTGTCCGAGAACCCGCTCGTCGACCTGGCGCCGCTCTCCGCCCTGCACCAGCTCCGCACCCTGTACCTCTGGTGCTGCGAGGTCGAGGACCTCTCGCCCCTTGCGCCGCTGGCGCACCTGGCGGAGCTCGGCGTCGCCGACAACCGGGTCGCGTCCATCGACCCGATCCGCCACCTCGACCTCGACCTGCTCTTCCTCGGCGGCAACGACGGGGTGCCTGACGCGCCCCCGGCAGCACCGGGCCGCGACCTCCGGGGGCCGGGCTGGCGGCGGGACGCCACCGGTTCCTGA
- a CDS encoding SDR family NAD(P)-dependent oxidoreductase, translating to MRTVADSSVIVTGGGSGLGAATAAHLAERGARVTICGRRPEKVRTVAEAIGPAAAWVQADVDDPDDRARLVDAAVDHGGGIDVLVHCAGNLHAAPLAEIDEEDLVAMYRTNVISPTMLTQRALPHLVARQGAVVFVGAVDVRRVMAPAAVYAPSKAAVHRLTEVLAVELGPQGVRVSCVAVGAVATEIAVRSGALAAESAAREVEETFGPVTPLRRTGDPREVAEAIEHLAYAEWTTGAILDVDGGLGLGELEV from the coding sequence GTGCGCACCGTCGCCGACTCGTCCGTGATCGTCACCGGGGGAGGGTCGGGCCTGGGCGCGGCCACCGCCGCCCACCTGGCCGAGCGGGGGGCGCGGGTCACCATCTGCGGGCGGCGCCCGGAGAAGGTCCGCACGGTGGCCGAGGCCATCGGCCCGGCGGCGGCGTGGGTGCAGGCCGACGTCGACGACCCCGACGACCGGGCCCGCCTGGTGGACGCGGCCGTCGACCACGGCGGGGGGATCGACGTCCTCGTCCACTGCGCCGGCAACCTCCACGCCGCGCCCCTGGCCGAGATCGACGAGGAGGACCTGGTCGCCATGTACCGGACCAACGTGATCTCGCCGACCATGCTCACCCAGCGGGCCCTGCCCCACCTGGTCGCCCGGCAGGGCGCCGTCGTGTTCGTCGGCGCCGTCGACGTCCGTCGGGTCATGGCCCCGGCCGCCGTCTACGCGCCGTCGAAGGCCGCGGTCCACCGTCTCACCGAGGTGCTCGCCGTCGAGCTCGGCCCCCAGGGGGTGCGCGTGAGCTGCGTGGCCGTCGGGGCGGTGGCGACCGAGATCGCCGTCCGCTCCGGAGCGCTGGCCGCCGAGAGCGCCGCCCGGGAGGTCGAGGAGACCTTCGGCCCGGTCACGCCGCTGCGCCGCACCGGCGACCCCCGGGAGGTGGCCGAGGCCATCGAGCACCTGGCCTATGCCGAGTGGACCACCGGCGCCATCCTCGACGTCGACGGCGGCCTGGGACTCGGGGAGCTGGAGGTCTAG
- a CDS encoding helix-turn-helix transcriptional regulator → MPDGTEIGEFLRSRRDRLQPDEAGLPTYGDRRRVPGLRREEVALLAGVSVEYYTRIERGRAGSVSDDVIDGIARSLQLDDAERGHLVDLLRTDRSRATRRRPSQPGVRPEVQRVLDAMTDAPAVVRNGRLDLLATNPLGRALYAPVYEDLGPDETPNLARFQFLSSRSEAFYPQWDRAAHDCVALLRAEAGRDPYDRALSDLVGELSTRSEEFRVRWARHNVSDHRTGRKVAHHPVVGDLTLSYEGLDLPGDPGQTMLVYTAEPGSPSAEALRILASWVSPAGAATSPDATAGPRSSP, encoded by the coding sequence ATGCCCGACGGGACCGAGATCGGTGAGTTCCTGCGCTCCCGCCGCGACCGCCTGCAGCCCGACGAGGCCGGGCTCCCCACCTACGGGGACCGGCGCCGGGTCCCGGGCCTGCGGCGGGAGGAGGTGGCCCTGCTCGCCGGGGTCAGCGTCGAGTACTACACGCGCATCGAGCGGGGCCGGGCCGGGTCTGTGTCCGACGACGTCATCGACGGCATCGCCCGCAGCCTGCAGCTCGACGACGCCGAGCGGGGCCACCTGGTCGACCTGCTGCGCACCGACCGCAGCCGGGCGACCCGACGGCGGCCGTCCCAGCCGGGGGTCCGGCCCGAGGTCCAGCGGGTCCTCGACGCCATGACCGACGCGCCCGCCGTCGTGCGCAACGGGCGCCTCGACCTGCTGGCCACAAACCCGCTCGGCCGCGCCCTCTACGCCCCGGTCTACGAGGACCTGGGCCCCGACGAGACCCCCAACCTGGCCCGCTTCCAGTTCCTCTCCTCCCGGTCCGAGGCCTTCTACCCCCAGTGGGACCGCGCCGCCCACGACTGCGTCGCCCTCCTGCGCGCCGAGGCCGGTCGCGACCCCTACGACCGCGCCCTCTCCGACCTCGTCGGTGAGCTCTCCACCCGCAGCGAGGAGTTCCGCGTCCGGTGGGCCCGGCACAACGTCAGCGACCACCGGACCGGGCGCAAGGTCGCGCACCACCCCGTGGTCGGCGACCTCACCCTCTCCTACGAGGGCCTCGACCTGCCCGGCGACCCGGGCCAGACGATGCTCGTCTACACCGCCGAGCCGGGCTCGCCGTCGGCCGAGGCGCTCCGGATCCTGGCCAGCTGGGTCTCACCCGCCGGAGCGGCCACCTCGCCCGATGCCACGGCGGGCCCGAGGTCGTCGCCCTAG
- a CDS encoding aldo/keto reductase produces the protein MILQDTYTLANGLSIPKLGLGTWFIDDGDAAQAVRDAVDVGYRHIDTAQAYGNEAGVGEGVRTASVPRDEIFVTTKLAAEVKSHDEAVEAIDGSLSTLGLDHVDMVIIHSPQPWEDFGGDDRWPEGNREAWRALEDAYEDGKVGAIGLSNFTAGDIDNIVSGARVAPMVNQVLAHISNTPFDLIEHSQQNGMLVEAYSPMAHGELFKNQQVADMAETYGVSLPQLSIRYGLQLGLLPLPKTANPDHMRTNAEVDFEISEADMETLRTVALMEDYGEASVFPVYSGA, from the coding sequence GTGATCCTCCAGGACACATACACCCTCGCGAACGGGCTGAGCATTCCGAAGCTCGGGCTCGGCACGTGGTTCATCGACGACGGCGACGCGGCCCAGGCCGTGCGCGACGCCGTCGACGTCGGCTACCGCCACATCGACACCGCGCAGGCCTACGGCAACGAGGCCGGCGTCGGCGAGGGCGTCCGGACCGCGAGCGTGCCCCGGGACGAGATCTTCGTGACCACCAAGCTGGCGGCCGAGGTGAAGTCCCACGATGAGGCCGTCGAGGCGATCGACGGGTCGCTGTCGACCCTCGGCCTCGACCACGTCGACATGGTCATCATCCACAGCCCCCAGCCGTGGGAGGACTTCGGCGGCGACGACCGCTGGCCCGAGGGCAACAGGGAGGCCTGGCGTGCGCTGGAGGATGCCTACGAGGACGGCAAGGTCGGCGCCATCGGCCTGTCCAACTTCACCGCCGGGGACATCGACAACATCGTCTCGGGTGCTCGCGTGGCCCCGATGGTGAACCAGGTCCTGGCCCACATCAGCAACACGCCCTTCGACCTCATCGAGCACTCGCAGCAGAACGGCATGCTCGTCGAGGCCTACTCGCCGATGGCCCACGGCGAGCTGTTCAAGAACCAGCAGGTCGCCGACATGGCCGAGACCTACGGCGTGTCCCTGCCCCAGCTCTCCATCCGCTACGGCCTTCAGCTCGGGCTGCTGCCCCTGCCCAAGACCGCCAACCCCGACCACATGCGGACCAACGCGGAGGTCGACTTCGAGATCTCCGAGGCCGACATGGAGACGCTCCGCACCGTCGCACTCATGGAGGACTACGGCGAGGCCAGCGTGTTCCCCGTGTACTCGGGCGCCTGA
- a CDS encoding cupin domain-containing protein: MTEIMRRAAQQQVDGPEEYFTGHATIRGQFARDEPSRVTGAIVTFAPGARTAWHTHPLGQTLVVTDGVGWTQVEGEAVQEFAAGDVLLCPPDRRHWHGATPDSAMTHIAVQEALEGTNVTWMEKVTDEEYEAGRSASRPDA, translated from the coding sequence ATGACCGAGATCATGCGCAGGGCCGCCCAGCAGCAGGTGGACGGGCCCGAGGAGTACTTCACCGGGCACGCGACCATCCGGGGCCAGTTCGCCCGGGACGAGCCGTCCCGGGTCACCGGGGCGATCGTGACCTTCGCGCCCGGGGCCCGCACCGCCTGGCACACCCACCCCCTCGGCCAGACCCTCGTCGTCACCGACGGCGTGGGCTGGACCCAGGTGGAGGGCGAGGCGGTGCAGGAGTTCGCCGCCGGCGACGTGCTGCTGTGCCCGCCGGACCGCCGCCACTGGCACGGGGCCACGCCCGACTCCGCCATGACCCACATCGCCGTCCAGGAGGCCCTCGAGGGCACCAACGTGACCTGGATGGAGAAGGTCACCGACGAGGAGTACGAGGCGGGCCGGTCCGCCTCCCGGCCCGACGCCTGA
- a CDS encoding alpha/beta fold hydrolase: protein MAERMIDVDGVELCTKAFGDPGDPPILLVHGLGASMLWWDEAVCTRLADHGRFVVRYDHRDTGRSTAWPPGQPGYDGFALDADALGVLDALGLADAHLVGISAGGGVAQALALTHADRVRSLVLMSTSPGTTADRDLPGPTAAIGAFLETAQVDWDDPDSVVEHLVGWSRALAGDRREFDEQAWRELVRRDVARTRSVASLQNHDLLSHDGGPDAPLSSITAPTLVVHGDADPLFPLAHGAALAAEIPGATLLALDGAGHGLDVRDHDAVVDAIADHTRRADRAAGR, encoded by the coding sequence GTGGCCGAGCGCATGATCGACGTCGACGGGGTGGAGCTGTGCACCAAGGCCTTCGGCGACCCGGGGGACCCCCCGATCCTGCTGGTGCACGGCCTCGGGGCCTCCATGCTCTGGTGGGACGAGGCCGTCTGCACCCGGCTGGCCGACCACGGGCGCTTCGTCGTCCGCTACGACCACCGCGACACGGGCCGCTCCACCGCCTGGCCCCCGGGGCAGCCGGGCTACGACGGCTTCGCCCTCGACGCCGACGCCCTCGGGGTGCTCGACGCCCTCGGCCTCGCCGACGCCCACCTGGTGGGCATCTCCGCCGGCGGCGGGGTGGCCCAGGCGCTCGCGCTGACGCACGCCGACAGGGTCCGCTCGCTGGTGCTCATGAGCACCTCCCCGGGCACCACCGCCGACCGGGACCTCCCGGGCCCGACCGCCGCGATCGGGGCGTTCCTGGAGACGGCGCAGGTCGACTGGGACGACCCCGACTCCGTGGTCGAGCACCTGGTGGGCTGGTCCCGCGCCCTCGCCGGGGACCGGCGGGAGTTCGACGAGCAGGCATGGCGGGAGCTGGTCCGGCGCGACGTGGCCCGCACCCGGAGCGTGGCCTCCCTGCAGAACCACGACCTGCTCTCCCACGACGGCGGGCCCGACGCACCGCTGTCGTCGATCACGGCCCCCACCCTGGTCGTCCACGGCGACGCCGACCCGCTGTTCCCCCTCGCCCACGGTGCGGCCCTGGCCGCGGAGATCCCCGGTGCCACCCTCCTGGCCCTCGACGGCGCTGGCCACGGCCTCGACGTCCGGGACCACGACGCCGTCGTCGACGCCATCGCCGACCACACGCGCCGAGCCGACCGGGCCGCCGGTCGCTGA
- a CDS encoding TrkH family potassium uptake protein: MSGSQPRGVVSPRRPVLLVAKELRDRVELPKLGTSLPIHVAGLSVAVVGLGILISAVVESVVAGPDVAALWLLGLASTVVGLLAWQLTSIPKPVRVLDVFITVTVAWSTMAVAGALPYLVTGHFDSVIDALFESVSGFTTTGATVTADIPATSRGLLMWRSTTQWIGGMGVIVLVVAVLPTVGAGGMSLLQAEAPGPTGERLTPRVRETAKRLWGVYIGLTVIMAVAYVVAGMSVFDGVNHSFTTVSTGGFSPHQASLGHFDSTAVEWVAVVGMVLAGGNFTLYYRALRRNPQPLLRSTELRLYLAVVAGVGLWCFLVAGSGDGSSAGFRDAMFMATSTVTTTGYVTSEYGQWSQAAQAMLLMVLPIGAMAGSTAGGVKIIRVLSAASFTHREALKQLHPRLVRSVRLGRGGVLPEDVAGRVVAFMMLSLVIFGGGALLIAASGSGMITSFSASATALGNVGPGFGDLDHGGDFRVIHPFGRLVAMVQMVLGRLEIYPVILALSVVTLRAPNAARRLRERA; the protein is encoded by the coding sequence GTGAGCGGGTCGCAGCCCCGAGGCGTGGTGTCGCCCCGGCGCCCCGTCCTGCTGGTGGCCAAGGAGCTCCGGGACAGGGTCGAGCTGCCGAAGCTGGGCACCTCGCTGCCGATCCACGTGGCCGGGCTGAGCGTCGCCGTGGTCGGGCTCGGGATCCTGATCTCGGCGGTGGTCGAGTCCGTCGTGGCCGGGCCCGACGTCGCCGCCCTGTGGCTGCTCGGGCTGGCCTCGACGGTCGTCGGCCTCCTGGCCTGGCAGCTCACGTCGATCCCCAAGCCGGTCCGGGTGCTCGACGTGTTCATCACCGTGACCGTCGCCTGGTCGACCATGGCCGTGGCCGGGGCCCTCCCCTACCTGGTGACCGGGCACTTCGACAGCGTCATCGACGCCCTGTTCGAGTCGGTGTCGGGGTTCACCACCACCGGGGCGACCGTGACCGCCGACATCCCCGCCACCTCGCGGGGCCTGCTGATGTGGCGCTCCACCACCCAGTGGATCGGGGGGATGGGGGTGATCGTGCTGGTCGTGGCCGTGCTCCCCACCGTCGGCGCCGGCGGCATGAGCCTGCTGCAGGCCGAGGCCCCGGGCCCGACCGGCGAGCGGCTCACGCCCCGGGTGCGGGAGACGGCGAAGCGCCTGTGGGGCGTCTACATCGGCCTCACGGTGATCATGGCCGTCGCCTACGTGGTGGCCGGCATGTCGGTGTTCGACGGCGTGAACCACAGCTTCACCACCGTGTCGACCGGCGGGTTCTCCCCCCACCAGGCCTCCCTCGGGCACTTCGACTCGACCGCCGTCGAGTGGGTGGCGGTGGTCGGCATGGTGCTGGCCGGGGGCAACTTCACCCTCTACTACCGGGCGCTGCGACGGAACCCGCAGCCGCTGCTGCGCTCGACCGAGCTCCGGCTGTACCTCGCCGTCGTGGCCGGCGTGGGCCTGTGGTGCTTCCTCGTCGCGGGCTCGGGGGACGGCTCCTCCGCCGGCTTCCGCGACGCCATGTTCATGGCCACCTCGACGGTGACCACCACCGGGTACGTGACCTCCGAGTACGGCCAGTGGAGCCAGGCCGCCCAGGCCATGTTGCTCATGGTGCTGCCGATCGGGGCCATGGCCGGCTCCACCGCCGGCGGGGTGAAGATCATCCGCGTCCTGTCGGCCGCCAGCTTCACCCACCGGGAGGCGCTCAAGCAGCTGCACCCGCGGCTGGTGCGCTCGGTCCGGCTGGGCCGGGGCGGCGTGCTGCCCGAGGACGTCGCCGGCCGCGTGGTCGCGTTCATGATGCTCTCGCTGGTGATCTTCGGCGGGGGTGCCCTCCTGATCGCGGCCTCCGGCAGCGGCATGATCACGTCGTTCTCGGCCTCGGCCACCGCGCTGGGCAACGTCGGCCCCGGCTTCGGCGACCTGGACCACGGCGGCGACTTCCGGGTCATCCACCCCTTCGGTCGCCTGGTGGCCATGGTCCAGATGGTGCTCGGCCGCCTGGAGATCTACCCGGTGATCCTCGCCCTGTCGGTGGTCACGCTGCGGGCCCCGAACGCGGCCCGGCGCCTCCGGGAGCGCGCCTGA
- the trkA gene encoding Trk system potassium transporter TrkA, with protein sequence MHVIIVGAGEVGWFLAQRLGAEGNDVVVVERDEAIAAAIGAELDVQVLTGDATTPSVLRGARVERADLFAAVTQHDEVNLLCSFLAKQAGVEQTIVRIQDPELRGPEGHALRAAMGADVIIDPDADTADAILGLVDAAGADEVYPVSGGDLEMIGAVIGEASPLAGQLLGDVTRTIGADLGFVIGALTHDGRTLLPGGDQLLEAGDHVRVLTTTSAQHRTLELLDASLAAPHRAMVLGGGAIGARVAEMLQARRTDVVLVENDVARAGQLSERLHRVTIVQGDIQDVDFLDQESITEMDLVVAATGNDSANVLACAFAATGPRTFTIAVLHRLSLLPLVRRFGVDAALSPRTASANAVLHEIREGTGSVSTFLESDIEVDEMVVEPGSPADGTPVANLDLGEVVLGAIVHADGRGELIGGPSVLQAGDNVVVFVRPTSLPLVRKAFSA encoded by the coding sequence ATGCACGTGATCATCGTCGGCGCCGGCGAGGTCGGCTGGTTCCTGGCCCAGCGCCTGGGGGCGGAGGGCAACGACGTGGTCGTCGTCGAGCGGGACGAGGCGATCGCGGCCGCGATCGGCGCCGAGCTCGACGTGCAGGTCCTGACCGGCGACGCCACGACGCCGTCAGTGCTGCGCGGCGCCCGCGTCGAGCGGGCCGACCTCTTCGCTGCGGTCACCCAGCACGACGAGGTCAACCTGCTGTGCTCGTTCCTGGCCAAGCAGGCCGGTGTCGAGCAGACGATCGTCCGGATCCAGGACCCCGAGCTCCGGGGCCCCGAGGGCCACGCGCTCCGTGCCGCCATGGGCGCGGACGTGATCATCGATCCCGACGCCGACACCGCGGACGCCATCCTCGGCCTGGTCGACGCCGCCGGCGCCGACGAGGTGTACCCCGTGTCGGGGGGCGACCTGGAGATGATCGGCGCTGTCATCGGGGAGGCGTCGCCCCTGGCCGGCCAGCTGCTCGGCGACGTGACCCGCACGATCGGTGCCGACCTGGGCTTCGTCATCGGCGCCCTCACCCACGACGGGCGGACGCTGCTCCCCGGTGGCGACCAGCTCCTGGAGGCCGGCGACCACGTGCGGGTGCTGACCACCACCTCGGCCCAGCACCGCACCCTGGAGCTCCTGGACGCGAGCCTGGCCGCCCCGCACCGGGCCATGGTGCTGGGCGGCGGTGCCATCGGCGCCCGCGTCGCGGAGATGCTCCAGGCCCGGCGCACCGACGTCGTGCTGGTGGAGAACGACGTAGCCCGGGCCGGGCAGCTGAGCGAGCGGCTCCACCGGGTGACGATCGTGCAGGGCGACATCCAGGACGTCGACTTCCTCGACCAGGAGTCGATCACCGAGATGGACCTGGTGGTGGCGGCCACGGGGAACGACTCGGCCAACGTCCTGGCCTGCGCGTTCGCGGCCACCGGTCCGCGGACCTTCACCATCGCGGTCCTCCACCGCCTGTCGCTGCTCCCCCTGGTGCGCCGCTTCGGGGTCGATGCCGCGCTCAGCCCCCGCACCGCCTCGGCCAACGCCGTGCTGCACGAGATCCGCGAGGGGACGGGCTCGGTCTCGACCTTTCTCGAGTCCGACATCGAGGTCGACGAGATGGTGGTCGAGCCGGGCTCGCCGGCCGACGGCACCCCGGTGGCGAACCTCGACCTGGGCGAGGTCGTGCTCGGCGCGATCGTGCACGCCGACGGGCGGGGCGAGCTCATCGGGGGGCCGTCGGTGCTCCAGGCCGGCGACAACGTCGTCGTCTTCGTCCGCCCCACGTCCCTGCCGTTGGTGCGCAAGGCCTTCTCCGCGTGA